In Lathyrus oleraceus cultivar Zhongwan6 chromosome 2, CAAS_Psat_ZW6_1.0, whole genome shotgun sequence, the DNA window ACCCATTCTTCTTGATGTTCTGCAATCCTACGTTCAGCTAGTTCGATACAAGCGCTCACCTTCCAAAAGGGAATTGGGAGTGAAAATGAACCCACAAGGTTTTTATAGTGGAAGTCATGCACCTTATGTTTGGTTTGTAGCCACACGATTTTGTTCTCGCTGAGGATTTTCTTTTGACTCCTCTTAGTTGCTTTGTTGAGTTTCCTGCTTTGCTAGATTGACTCTAATTTGTAATCTACAGGGataccctaatttttgcctaagtcacttGCTCTCaagttttcgacttagcgggctttctttcttttgattttgatttttgatttttttatggAACAAATCATGCGGAATTTGTTCGTTTGATTTAAAGGGATAGTGACTGCCTCGTGCCTCTATGGGTGAGGGATGACCGTTATGGATTTGTGGTTTTCGACCTCTCATGAGGGATAAGGTATGGTTGATCCTCAAATAGGACACTCCTCTTTTGAATTTTGAATGTTTAGTCAAACTAACTGACGACTACCCTGCCCCGGGTTAAGATTGAGGGTGTTATGTTCAGAAAGAAACTCATACTCCTTGGCTCAAAGAGTTGACTAGGAATTATCTTCCTTATAACTCCGGTatttggggatttgaaacaatgtctTACATCATCAACAAGGTTCTATTCAAAAGCGTGCGCGCAGTGATTTCGTGTTTTCGATTTCGTCATTCTCCTTTTGATTTTGCTTAACAAAAGTTTGATATCGACGAGAAGTATGAGTGGACATTGAATGGATTTATTCAAAACAATACATATTTATTTCAATATCATTATTATTCAAAAACAAACTAGTTTATTACAAGTGAATATTTACAAATGACAAACAAGAAAAATTACACATGAAAAATGATTTGAACAAACTAGTGATTGTTGGAGTGATCAACCTTATTCTTACCACAACTTGGGGTCTTGGTTCTGGCAAAAGCTGATGGAGTAGTCCTGCAGATGGAACTTCTTCAGATCTACCATGGCTCTGACTATGGTACTACAGATGTGCTTGCCTGTGAAATCTTAGGGGTGTGTACTACATTCAGGCCTTGCGGTGTGAACATAATAACCCTTGAATCAATAAAATCTTGCACTAAGTGCTTCAAAGCTCTACAATCCTCGATCGCGTGCCCTGGTGCTCCAGAATGGAATGAATATCTAGCATTCACATCATAGCCACGAGGGAGAAGTGTTGGAGGAGGCCTTGGTTCTCGCAGCCGTACCAATGAATGCATAAGCAAGAGAGGGAGAAGTCTACTGTATGACATAAGAACATGATCCATATGCCTCTCTGACTTCTTTGTCTTTCTCTGACCTTGTCGAGAATAGCTTCCTCGCTGATTGGGATATTAATTTTGCACTAGGTTGCTCTGCCTGGGTCGGGGAATAAGAGATGACTGCTGACATAGAGCCTTTGAAGATCCAGGTTGTGGATGGTGTCCATGAGGTAACTCCTGATATGGAGTAAAGTCAGCCACGTTCACATGAGTGATCACTTATGGTACAACAATTAGCCTATGATAACTCAACAGTACATTCATGATATCCAAGGCACGGCTAAACTGAATATTCAGTTCGTTGAGTTCCAAGCTCAAAGCTTCATGAATTTCCAATAACTCATCCATGGTAACTCGAGACATACTTCTAATTTGAACGGATGTCGGGTAATCAACTAGTTGTTCAGAAATGAGGGGTGATGTGAGGCCTTGTTTAGAGACAGATGTATGGATATATGATTGATGCATGATGCATgcttatttttgtttttattctCGAAGAAACCTTATATGATTCATAATGTGACAGTAAACATTATAAAATGGCAGCTAAAGTAAGAATATCATATTCAAAATAAGTCAAGCATTTTACTCATGAATGTGATATTACAATTACAAAGAGGTGTAGTAAAGTAACTCAAAACAAGATAAAGGAAAACATTAAAGTTGTGGCCAGATGACACGCTTTGCTTTCCGTTCCTTTAACTCCTTCAATTCAGCTttgaaccttttcatcattcGATCACAAAGGTAGATGAATCGGAGTATAGAGTGAGGAGTGATTTTGTCATCAGCATCTTCTAGAGCATCCTCTAGCTTCGAAGGAACTTCCTTGGTTAACTCGTTGCAGAACCTCACCAAACAATCATACTTGCCTCAGTACATAGTGGCAGCAGGTTACAACAAGTTGATATATCCAGCATAAGTATCCAGAAGACTACTTATCCATGCCTTCTCGTTGAGCCAGCATAAACTCTCATTCTTCAAGGCAGAAAAACGATCTCTCCAATGTTCAGCACTCAAGATTGCAATCTCAACTTTGTGACATTTCACTCTCCAGGCTTGAAAGGTGATTTAGGAAACCCTAATTGCTTCCTCTTTGAGACGACATTCCATCTCTATCTTGGCATTGGCCTCGTGGAGGGAAAGCTTGAGTTTCTGAATCTCCAAGTCGGATTCATCTCCCAATACTTTCTTTTCTTTGACAGCCAACTCGAACCAACGGTGGTTGTAACCTTGCTCCTTTTCTATCCGCTTTAACtatttttggagggaaattagCCCCATATCTGCTTGAGCTAAACCATCTTGGTATTTCTCTTTGAGGTTCTCCTAAAATTTCACCTTCTTTATGCTTTTTGATAAGAGCTCGATATCTTCTTCACTCTTTCTTTTCAACTTAGCCCAATCTCTATCCAATGCAAGGAGCTTTGATTGCAAGTATCCATTCTCTTTAGTTAACTATGCGATAGTTGCTTTTAATGCATCTACTTCTCCCTTGGATGCATACACTGACTCTAGTTCCGGGGAAGAATCTGGACATCCACACTGTATGGTATCTTGACTTCTTTCGCCCTTTGTACCACCCATTGGTGATACGGCTCCTTAGCTCGACAATTACGTTTGCCTAGCTCTTTGCCTTTGTGATGAATCTGAGTCCAAGCTTGCTTAACCTTTTGCAACAGAGTTGGGTTCTCTGTTCCCAAACCAGGCAAGATGAAGTCCTTAAGTAGTTCAGCCCTAGGTTCATTCTCCATAAGATATCCCAACTACCTCATGGCCAACAAAGGGTTGTAATTGATACAACCTTGTGGACCCATGAGTGGCACATTCGGGAAGTTTCCACAACTCATGATAACCTGATCTATGTTGGAGGTAGGAAGATACCAAACCAAATCTTTGGCAGTAAGGGAGGCAAACTTTTGGGACCACCTCAAGTCCTTCAAGAAATCTACCCAAGGCTCCTTTTGAGGCATGTGAGATAAGAGCCAAGTGTACAATAGTGAAGCACAACTCAATACCACGCCCTTCCTCTTTTTATGCCTAGTGTGTAAGCAGTAATACACATCAGACACCAAGGCAGGGACATGATTCCCAGATACGAACACACTAATGATGGAATGGTTTATGTAATCATCGTCATTTGGAAACAGGACGACTCCATAGATCAGTAGGGCTAGAATGTCACTGAAAGGCAGCAATTTCCCTTCTTTATCCAAGGCCCATGCCTTGtcttccaagaacttcctagaaaaTCCCCTAGGTCCAAGACCAAAGGATACCTCTTCGACATATAAGTGGAGTGCTTCAGCAACTAATTCAGGCATCAATAGTTCACCCAACTTTGTGAAGGGAGAGTGGTCTTTCACATACCAACCTAGAAGCTTCTCGTACTCTTCAATGGTCGGAGCCAACTGAAAGTCTTTGAATGTAAAACATATGAGTGGTGGATCATAGTACTGGGATAAGGCCACCAAAGTTGAGACGTCTACAGAGGTATTAAGAAGATCCAGGATCTGTCCATATCTGCAGATGAAGTTGTTCTTCTTACAGGGAGTAATTTTGATGTTGAGAGTCAACATGGTATCCATTCTTGGAAGCTTGAACTTGAGTGAAAGGGTATTCTTCTTTTCTGATCCCATTTTGGAATGTTCACTGCACAATTACAAACCCTTAGGATTCTCCGAGAATAATGCCCAAGTATGTATGGAATGCAATATGTTATGAATGCATATGCTACAAGAGGACATGATCACTGTAGATTCAAGGTGCGTTGGAGGTTAAGTTTCCCTGCAAGAAACCCACATACCCTCACAAGGTGAGTACTAAGACTTTTGAAGATGCTTAGATTCACGGATCATGAGGTGAAAGTATCGTTATCGCCACAAGATAACTTGTGAGTTAATAACACTTTTGGGATGACCTCCTCTAAGTGAAATTGCCTTCAGCCTCAAAAGACAAGGGTTGTCTAAAGGTCCTCAGATTCATGGATTCTCTTTGGAAGAATGGTTGTCAGCATGAACGTGACTCACGTACCAGCAAAACTCCAAAAATAATCTATTCCAAGCGGGATCTCCATATCTCCCCCTCAAGATAACTACGTCTGACAGGTCAATTCAAAGAGCCCTCCTATCTTAGGTGAACTCTCTAAGCATGTGTATTAGGCTTTTCCCTCCATAGTATCCATACCACAAGATCACAATAAGATAATATGTAACAGAAATATATAACAAGAATGGATAAATAAAACAAGCGATAACAAAAATAAACATCCAAGGAAAATGATACATGCAAGCAAGGCTTGACTCGCTTATGGGAACTCCATATCATCCCCAACAAAGTCGCCAGTTATCgcgccgcgaaaaatacagagtcgccaccaaattttatttattctagaggaaagggaaaataacgATAAAACCCAAAATGAAAGAATGTTCTCGAAACCAAGAGCAGActcggaagtcggttatgcaaggggaaggtattagcaccccccacatccatggtactccatgggaaccacttgctcaTATCAATGTGTCTGGATGTTATTTATCTGTATGTTGCTTGCTATCGGGAATAAGATGAAAGAATGAGATGGGGATATAAATtaagttttaagttagtgtgctcaccaaggatttgggcccttatgcctacgtatcctcatacATGCAATAAGtaagtcagagctccgtagttcgaCTCACAAACAAAACATTTGTTTAGTTGTTTTTACCGAACAGTATTGACGTTtgcatgctactgttcacttgcttgttTGTCTTTCATGGGAGCGAgaagtatttgcttgtttgcggtaAAGTGGATATGCTTGGatcgcactctagcagttaaacattaattgctcacacatggaggcttaagGGTCATTTGCGGTAGAACGAAAGTAACATGTCATTTTTGAAAGGTTTTTGAAGATAGTGCACTGAGGCAAAAGATAATTTtatttgttggggttgattttatgtaCGGAGACAAGCATCATACCCTTGGCTAAATATAATCAACAATCCAAgaactcgggagttgagaggataATGTTATCCTAACCAatctttttcatccaaaaaagagatttgaattgtgaaaagagTTTCACAAGTCTAATCATCagaacttagagggagacaagtatctgacccttgactaagtacggCCAACAATCAGAATACTTGGGAGTCGAGAGGACAATGGAGTCCTCACTACCCCTTTTCTCCCTCAtagcacctagatctaacttgtttgaatcattagatgttttaagggggaattcaagtgtcgggtcctcaaGCTAGGTATGaccgacaacccaagtacttgaatgttgtgtacaagcACGTACACCCCATTTTTGCATTTCAGTTTGTTAtaaaatgtttttgaaaagggcacttgacgttggatcaactGTTTGAGTTTATTATGAAAAGTGTGTGAGGAATGGAGGAGATAAATAGATTTAGGTTGAGAAGAGAATGGAGGTGAGATATGGATCATGGAATGGATGGGAaatacttgatgttggatcaagtattcgcgttgcaatggtgtgagttttatttAGAAAACAATTTGACGTTGGATaaagtaccttttgtttcttttgaaatgctttatttatcgttttgtttttatctttttgaTTAGCATGCATGATGATAAACCTAAGCTATTACATGATCATGGGGTGGGGGGACATTTGACCCATAATGGGGGGAAGTAAGCAATACAACAtaaatgaaaatgaaaagaattATACAAATTAAAATCAGGTGTCATGCCTAAAACATACAAGTGGCATGACACTTCAAACAATACAAAATAATTGAATGAACAAAAATATAATTGATAACTCAGATGGTTTGAATCCCACATTCACATGTCAACACAAAACAATAAAATGGGGTTAGTATGCAttaataaaatggaattaaaatgcTAACTCAAATTAATGAAATGGTGAAATGATGAAATGATATAATGATCATGGTGAGAATAATGGATATGCTAACACGTCATATCAAATTGAAATATCATTTTCAATTTGGATCTAATAATCATAATTAAAGAAATAGCACCATTAAAATGGGATTAAAATCAAACATGGCATGTGAAACTAAATAAATTCTTCATTCCTAACATGACATATTAATTGAATTAACATAGCAAAATATTAGTGATCACACAAACCAAAACTCCAATGGTTAATCAATATTATTTTTTTAGGCATTTTCTCATGACTAACAAATGAATTGAATTAATGACTAATACATCTAATTATGCTCCTAAAAGAACAATTAGCAAAAATATTTTTATTCATTTTCTACTCATGGTAAGCAAAACAAAACATAAAATCAACAATTAAAATCCACCAAGATTAAAATCAAGATCATACAAACAAGAATTAAAAACACAAACTTAAAATGGataaaaaaacaagaaaaaaaacaataaaataaaaagagattGAGCGAGGGGTGTATAGTTCTGGAACTGTGGTGCTGAGATATCCCCAATCGCGTGGGCCTGAAGTGCAAGCCCAAATCCAAATTCTGTGTAGGAAGGGGGTGCACTAGAAACAACAAAACTGTTCCAGCGAAATGGCCTAAAGCCCACAACAACAAGGCCCAACGAAATTCTTCAGCATGTGGACAAAGCTAATGGATAAGGTCAAATGACATGGCTAAAGGTGGATGATGAGTCAGCGGGTGGATCAGTCAATGGTACGAGTTAATGCACGTGGTGCTCATCAATGCACAAGAATTTGTAAGGCATTTGGAAAAGAAACGTTAAAATGACACTCAGAATTTATTCGTGGACTGTTTGTGTAAATTGTAGACCTGCTTATGAGTGATtactttgtttttctttggtGCGCTATGTAATGATGCCATGACTAACTTTGCATTGCAGCCCTATTTTGAATGTCATGTTTGAATGCGATATAGGTTGAATTATATTGTAATGGTCGCCATCACTTGTATTCTAAGACTTGATGTTATGGAAATGAATGATTTATGTGATTGAATGTTGTAGTGCATCGGTTCTCTTTTTTACATTGCAGAAAACAAGTTATAACAATTTCTGAATTGTTGGCTTTGTGGCATGGTATTGGTCAAGGAGTTTGGAGACGGACCTTTTGCTTATGGATGCTTGGGATCTTTCTGGTTTTAAATTAGCTTGGAATTGTAGCTAATGATCTAGGAGTTTGGCTATTGGATCATGTTGAACTATTATGGAATTTTGTTGTAAATTTTGAAATGAACCTTGTGAATTGGAAAAATGTAATATATACAATTATTGTTGTAATTGGATGCATGTATTTGTATGGTTTATATATGAAATGGTCAATTGGGAAATGGTTATGTCTTATGAAATATTTGTGTATTATGATTTTATGGAAATGTAGAACAAAGTTATGCAATGGTTCATTGTTGAAATGAAAGTAATTGAGACTTGTCATATTTTGGAGATGTATGGTTCATGGAGTTGGTTATGTGATGTGAAAATGTAATTGTATTGGTTAATGTAACATTGCATGGTTGAAATGATTGAAATTTGAAGATGCACGATTTATGTTTTGAACTTGAAATGTAATATGAAATAATTTATGAATGGTTTGTGAATGGTTTGACTTGATATGACCATGGTTAAAAATGGTTCAAAACGAACATGAATGAACATGTATTGtattgaaaaagaaaatggttGGAAAATGGCCTGAAATGAATCATGAATGATAGTTTAGGAAATGAGACTTAGGTTTGGAAATGGGTGGTAGACTTTGGTGAACTAGTTGACCAgaaagtcaattgttgaccaaaaagtcaattgttgaccaaagtcaacaattggtcaaagttTCCAAATTGCACTCTTTCATGTAATGAACAATGAAATGTAATGTAATAGCTACATGAATGGGATCATATTCATGAATTTGATATTGTAATGAATGAATTTGTATTGAATTGACATGAACATGCCTTGGAAATGATATGACTTTGAATCAACTATGACCATAACTTGTAACTGACTTAAAATTAAAGCAAAAATACATGAATGAAATGTGAAAGAAAAAAATCCATGACAAATCTTGAATGAACCATTAAACAAAAACCAAAGGCCATAGCTACAGGTGAAATGAACAATGAACAAATGAAAATAGGCTAAGCAAGGTAATAACTATGGCTAGGCATAAGGATGACTAAGTGATATAGCAAAGTATGTACTTAGGCACAATCCAAAGGACACAAGCACATGATGCATAAGTGGGATCAACACCAAGGAAccaacaagaacaacaagaataACCATGAACAAAAGGTTGTGGGGTGAAGCTTGACCAAGCAAGAGGATCAAGCATCAATGAAACGATGATGAAATTAGGGTTAGGAGGCCATCCATAAGGGCATGGGGAATAATTAGGGTTTGTGGACACCATGATCAAATGAGGATCCCAAATTAGGTTTTTGCTACACCAATAAGCCAAAGTTGAATCACCAATAATAAGGACATACACAAGCCTCAAGCGCTACGTCTAATTAGGGTTCGATTGATTGAGCCACCTTTAGCTGCAGAGAAACTCTAGCTTCCAATAGGTGCACGCACAAAGCTTTGAATCCATGATACATGTCCTCTTGTAATGGACCAATGGCTATGCAGATGAAATGAATGATCACAATGATATGCAGATGATTAtggttagtgacctagatgaactttgTGAAGAATatggtaaattttggggtatgacactaaAGATAAAATAATATATGTTACGGATATCGTTAGCAGCGgagttaagacaccagtcatgATACTTGGACactggatgctcgcgacacatgaagggaagaaggcatatgttccaaagcctgtAACTTAAGCCTGGAGGCGTCGTTTGTTTCAGAGGTGATTAGAAAGGGAAAATCATTGGCTCTGGAAAAGTAGGTAACGATAAACTTCTTTCCATTACTAATTTTCTTTTAgttgaaggattaatgcataatcttTTTTCCATAAGTCATTTAAGTGACAATGGTTATAatattattttcaatcaaaagTCTTGTAAAGCTGTCAATCAAAAGGATACTTCTGCTGAAGAACCCAGAGCCTTTGAAGCTACTTCTACTGGAACTGCTTTTAGAACAACTGCATCTTCTGAAGCTCATTGTCCTATTATTATTTACCGTTCATCCATTTCAACAACCACATCCCCTTCATCtatctcctttctgtaggagaatagcgatccaaaacacagcggaaattaaaattttctcctttagtgatccttacggATGGGCATGATCAGCGATAGAATTGTTAActcttatggcgattgaaaccCTTGATGCAGATCGAATGAGTGATCACAaacattgaatggtgacaacgcctctaccCAGTCGACACGAACGGAATCCTAtagtctcagtgctagctgctacgattaaaggctttgtgtgtgtgtgtgtgtgtgtgtgtgtgtgtgtgtgagagagagagagagagagagagagagaaatgaaattttCAGCTGAACGAATtcttctgcacaagggttctatttatagaaccacttgtgtgtGGCTGCAAGCttaaaagcccacttaagtgtatgtggcccatatcttatgatataccaaaatcacttaagcacgtggtaccttaccatatttcgtattctacttaagtgcatcgtaccttacgatgttctacaattaACTTAAgtccatctaggtcactcatgtccctcagcatgcttcgtggagtatccatcaactgtctttatggtcatccagttacggataatatttgatcaacaataaggcatttgactctacatctagggtccatagtggtttcaggtcaaaggctggtatacaccactatcaccatgagaataacttatgacaccttgcataacattctatatagtattctaatagcgggtcaatccaatataaatattactcctaatattcatacctatgtttaagacttgataactccttatccatgatccatgagatatgatcatcagtctatatacataatagtctta includes these proteins:
- the LOC127122609 gene encoding uncharacterized protein LOC127122609 codes for the protein MGSEKKNTLSLKFKLPRMDTMLTLNIKITPCKKNNFICRYGQILDLLNTSVDVSTLVALSQYYDPPLICFTFKDFQLAPTIEEYEKLLGWYVKDHSPFTKLGELLMPELVAEALHLYVEEVSFGLGPRGFSRKFLEDKAWALDKEGKLLPFSDILALLIYGVVLFPNDDDYINHSIISVFVSGNHVPALVSDVYYCLHTRHKKRKGVVLSCASLLYTWLLSHMPQKEPWVDFLKDLRWSQKFASLTAKDLVWYLPTSNIDQVIMSCGNFPNVPLMGPQGCINYNPLLAMR